In Dysidea avara chromosome 6, odDysAvar1.4, whole genome shotgun sequence, the genomic stretch AAACAGCACCAGCTGCCATCGCATGACTACTGCTATATGGAGCATGCCTAACAGTCTTCCTTCTTGCTCAATAACTTCAAATTTATGGACCACggaccatcaaaatttggtacaggCATTGGGGAAGTGAAAAAGTATGCTTCATTCTTGATGGCGTTGTAAGTACCTCCATACAGCTGATAAGAAGACTGATTAGACTGCCCAAGGAAAAGGTTCAAATGCCTAAGTGCTTGAAATGGCTACTGTAAAGTTATGCTTTACCACAACGTAAACAATTTCACGTAACTCACGTTTGCTTCATGGTAGTTGGCAATTTATATATTTCCCTAGAGCAGTATTGATTGGTATCTTGAGAGCTAGCTATTGCCTAGACATTTTTTGATTTGTTCACTTGCTGTAAAGCAAATATCCGAAAAGAATATATGTGTGTGGAATACACCATGACAGTATTTTAATTACACAAAAAGACTATTGTACACACATAAACATAATGAATTGTCTGAAGTAAGCAACTTCCGAGGAATCCCGAATGTTTGGTGTAGGTAGGCCTTGAACAATTAAGATAGCAAACAATGCTATTTACGTTAGCAAAAAGGAGaaaccatacagtacatagcTGAATAATAATCATGTGCTGTAACCATGAGTATTGTTTTTAGCTGCTGTTTAATATGGCTTGCGTAGCTATCAATTACCTCAAACAATTGGTTTTTAGGGAGACAACACACCAATAACTTTGAAGGAAATTCAGCAATCCCTATACTGTATCATCGTCCTGTAAGCCTTACGGTTGCTCAGTCAGTAAAGATGATACTTCAAGCAAATGATGAGGAGGTATGCACACAGCAACCAATTGGCTGCTCAACCAGCAATACCTTCCTTGTTGATTTATCCCAACTTGACGAGCGTGATGACATAAGATCTGATGATTTAGGAGTCTGGATAAATAGAGGAGTTAAATCTTCATTCTGTAATATTCAATTTCAAGGTGATGCGGTTAAGAAAGTTGAAGTTCTTGATTTTAAACCACCAGTGAAGCAACACTCTTTTTATCGGTTGAAACGTACCTATTGGGTGCACTCCGAGGACAACAGAGTAGGCCGTCGCTTATTCGAGCTTGAGGGTATGTAAGAGTACATTCTGTTATGCataatatgtgtgtatgtgtaaaaatgtgattgcgtgtactgttgtGAACAGCACTACGGTTCACCTATTATCTGGAAATGACTAAACAAGGCAAAACATATATGGTCACTCCCTTTTGGCTGAAAGAATGCATGTGATATCCTAACAACCATGTGATAACAGTAGGATCCTAAGTATGGTAACTTTGATGTATCCCAAACTATACTACGTATGTGTATATGCATAGACCATATATattacaagtgtaagaaaataATCAATTAAGAATTTTCAGCATGAAGGTGCGTTTCATCTGGACACATATTGTCCAGTACTAGCATTTTTCATTCTACGTATACCAAGATTAACTCTTTGTTCTGATGATATATTTTAGTCAGTTAAAAAGTATTAACTATAccaacagtaaaaaaatcttacCACTTTAGTGGGTCTGTGCTCTGTGCTACTAAATTTACTATTTTGTTGTGATTAACCATTAAAAGGCACATTTGTATAGTTGATACTAAAAATGTCTATTTACATGTGCATCACTTATGGCATACTTTTATTTTGTGTATAGATTTTAAAGCGAAATTACATCCAATTTGTATTTTACAATACTCTTACCCCAAAGACCCTGATATGAAAGGTCTACCacacaaaaattcaaagaaAGGATCTGCTTCTTTCAACCGTTCTAAGAAAAGTTTGTTGACTAGGATTAAAGACCAAGTCATTGATGGTACAACTGGACCGACGAAGGTATACAATAAAGTCGTCATGGAGTGTGGTGGCATTTTGAATGCCAGCAGCTGTGGATCATTGCCGAGAAACAGGAAGCAAGTTGCTAATGCGAAAAGTAATCTGAAGATTGAACCAACTGTAAAAGATCCGTTGTTTTCTGTTATGGAAGAATGCAAGCAACAGCAATCACGAGCTGATCCATTTTTACGAATGGTTCAAGCAGCACCAGATGCCATGTGTTTGCTAGCCAACAGCCGACAACTTAATGACATGGCTAGATTTTGTACTGATCCTAATCAATGTTGTGTGCTTGAAATCGATCCCACCTTTAATTTAGGTGAATTTAGTGTAACAGTCATTACATATAAACACCTCCAGCTGATAGACCGACACACCAAAAAGTCTCCTGTTTTAGTGGGACCAATGCTGATTCACCAAAAGAAAACCATGGAATCCTTTCATTTCCTTGCTTCTGGCATTGTTGGTCTTTCTCCACAGCTGAATTCTTTAGTAGCATACGATACGGATGGAGAAAAGGCAATAGGCGATGCATTTCACATACAGTTTCCACAAGCACAGCACTTGTTGTGCTTTATACATGTGCGAAATCGCATTTCTGCCAAGTTAAGAGATTTGGGAATTTCAGGAGATTATGCGAATGCCTTCATCACTGATGTGTTTGGTCAGCAGCAGGGAACACACAAGTTTTGTGGGCTTGTGGACTGTGATTCTCCTCAACAATTTGACAAAGAGCTTTCACAACTTCAAGAGGTGTGGGATAGTAGAGAGATGTGTATACGAAGCTCAACAGATGCCAAGTTTTATTCGTGGTTTGTGACATACCAGGCATCTAACTTTAAGGAGAAGATGTTGAAGCCATTACGTTCTGCTGTTGGGTTGGGGGTTATCCCTGTCGAGTACACTAATAATCCTAATGAATCAGCAAATGCTCGGATCAAGGCAAAAGTAGATTACAAGAAATCAGGGCTACATGTATTTTGCCAGGAAATGAAAGAACGAGTGGATAGCCAAACCCATGATATTGAAAGTGCATTCACCATGGATATTGGCCCATTTGCTGTGTCCAATGCCTACAGTAGATACAAACAAAATCCTAGAAGCTGGGTGAAGGAAACCAAGTCATACAGACAAAGATGTATTAATCAAATTCATAAGATTCAATTGTTTCCTGTGAAAGCACCAACTACATCTATGTTAACCACATCTTCATCAGAAAATTCTTCGGGTGCTGCACAGTTAATCAGTAACAGTGACAAGGAATCAGTTTCACAATGTAACGATAACCAAGTTTTATCAGATGATCAAAAGGAGAATTTTGTTCCGCTATCAGTGTCATGGAAGGAAGCAGGGCTCTCAGAAGAGGTATTTGGAAGTATGTGGAAGAAGGCTGCTCACTTGGCTGTTGATGAAGGATCTATTACACCTGCACCAGGTTTACCAAACTCCAAGATGGTTGCTAGCTTCAGCTGTCCTGAAAAACCTCATGTTGTTGCTGTACTAGATAGTGGAAAgatcacatgtgactgtttaAACTACAAATCGAAGTCACTTTGTTCACATACGTTAGCAGTGGCTGAAAAATCTGGTGAGCTTGTACGTTTGCTTCAGTGGTATAATCGCACAAACCAGAGTGCTAATTTGTGGTCACTTGCACGATCACTTGATGCTCCGAAGCGACCAGGAGCAAAACCAGGTACAAACACTAGGAAACGATCTCGTGTTTCAAACCCTCCACTTAAAACTTGTTCCAGCATTAGGGCAACTCAATCTAATGATACGTTAAGAAGCAGTTCTCAGACACTATCTCCTGAGCCAACTCATATCCAGTTTAATGAACAGTTTCAGCCTTCGCCTAGAGCACCTTGGTTTGTGTCTTCTGGATCAACAGAATCCCAATCTCATTTGTCATATTCTATGGGCTCATCAGAATCACATTGTGCTGGACCTCAATGTAGTTACTCATTTGGATCTGGACCTCAATGTAGTTACTCATTTGGATCTGGACCTCAATGTAGTTACTCATTTGGATCACCTCAGTACTTGCCTTTTCAGCCATATCATTTTCAACCATATCAGCCACGCACGCCAATTCAGCCGTTCCACCAGCCCGCTTGGCAATCTGCTCCTATGCCTAGCCCTGTAAACTCTTATAATTTTCAAACAGTGTACGAACCACCAAAGGATACAAACAATCCATTTTCTTTGAAGTTTATTACAAATAGAATTTCTAGATGCCAAGGATGTAAAGGATCACTTCGCATGTCTGACAACTCACTGCCAACTGCTCCTGATGATTTGATTGTTTGTCGCATGGAGTGTCGTCCATTTGTGGCTTCAGATGGAGCAGTTAAAGTACCAGCCAAACCCAGTGCCTCGCATTATCACTTGAAGATAGAATGtcttactgctgctgctgcaaatTTTGATCCTAACAGTATTGTGTTTCCATCAGACGTCAAGGAAAACCTTACAGCACAGCATTATGCTGTGCTTTCTAAATTTGGCTTACACTAACCATTGTATCTGGCTTTTGatatactgactgactgaccttcGTATATGGCTTAGAACATtttgtgtttaaaaattgaTTTATTTGGTGATTTTTGTGTAAATGTACCATCTGTTTTGCTGTTTTCTTCACTATTTTGTGTTAATATTGTAAGTTTTGTAGCCTGTGTGATTGTTTGGTAGCTACTTTTTTTTCAATGTGTAGTTCATAAAATGTATCAAGTCTGTGTCAGTTTGTAATAGCTCTGTTTTTGTTTAGTATTGTACAGCTATGCTTTTTTTGTTCAGTTTTTTGTATCTTGTGTAACTAATGCTGGGCATTAGTTTTATAATAGTATTAATCTCAGATTAGTGAAATGCACAACTATATAGTGGTTAATGTTGTAATGCTTCGCAATAATGTTTTAAGTTGGCTACCACGGTTGCTCCAAGAGGTTTCATGCGCATGCGTAAGGAACACGACTGTGCTTTTATTGGAAATGATTCACTGTAGACTCGTCACGTAAAGTACAAGGCGTATTTGTTCGGGCTGAACTGTCAGTATACTGTCACAAAGGCATGGAAACCGTGAGTCATAAATCTTATACAAGAGCACCGCACTAAACACTAGTTTTAAGCGCAGGGCTTATTATTGGCTCGAGCATACTTTGTAGTTGCTTTCCATACGCATTTAGAGGTTTGTGTAGGTTTGTGTAATAGCTTTGTTGTGTACTAAAGGTTTTTAGACTGTTGTACTGTTGCAAATCCACGTTTTAGGCTGTGTATTCCAGTCCGTTCGCGAGTCCGTTTCGGGGTCCGTTCCGCCTTTTAGTCACGTCCAACTAAGATATAACCCTTCAAATAGTACCACACTGTCATGCACACTGCGGTACTATGTATTCGTGAGTGCATACAAAGCTAGTAAATATGgtaaacaaacacaaacacTTACCCATTGGTAACAAGTTGCTCTTTTCTTCTCTACTGCAGCCATTTCAAGTGCCTTATTATAGCAATACATGTTGTCATGACAACGATCACATCACTAGGGGCATGATTCATATTTAAAGTACGGTGGAACTTTTCTTATCTGGGTGGTCTGGTATATATCCActgtctgtatctcagaaatgtctgcAACTAACAATAACATGCTAATTAAtgtgctaaagtgactaacttaaatgTTATAATTGCTGTCAGTTaatgctatgcagtttagtgggcagaggggaaagtcactacagagcattcatgatcacttccctgggctgtaaaaatgcattatcacctagcaaccaagtggtagttattattagtaaaccaaacaagccaccaaacaggtaaacagtaacctttaggctccctccttgtgctttgatctaaacaaacttcattatggttaataaactacaagccacatgaccaatttgggctgtctggGCTATAGAGGTGCCCCAAtaatagaggtccagataagggaggttACACTGTACAAAGGATTACTAACTACAGTGGTAATGTCATTTAGGAAGGTTTGTGAGACTCGTACAACAATTATGACATGTAATTCACATATTAGAATACTTGATATTGATACTGAGGTCTATACCAGACTAACTGAGGTGTTGGGATTGAACTTATTCTGACATGTGACCAAACCACAAACACTacaacatgtatatacacatggCCTGAAATTGTGTTCTGAAAATGATCTGACATATCCTATTATTTGGTCAGACATgctcaatagtactgtacaaaatCTTCCTAAAGTGTTCAGACATTAACTAGAAATCAGGCTCTGTATACATATTCAGGAATACTCTAATTAATACTCACCAATACTCTAATTAATACTCACCAGTAACATTTTTCTCTTCGTTACATGTGAGACATTTGTGCTGTTATATCAGACAGGTGTTATGCTAAAATCAACTACAAGGAGAATTGCAACATTAGAAAGTGGTAAAATTCCAGGCTGAAAATTGACAGTCAAAAATCTAATGCAATAATAACTTTATGCTATAAAGGGGATAGACTACCAAACTAAACTCCCTTCAAACAAACACAGAACAGCTTACCAAGCTACACATCTCCCATTAAATGttatgtacatagctccttataTCAATAGGTCCCTGACTTGAACTCATCCTGTGTGTTAGATGACAGTGTGGCTATTAGTAGTAACAATAACAAGTTACCACTCGGGATATGGAAAAATAGTCTATAActaaatgtccaccagtatacctgcaggtgtagtttacctcccttgtttcaatgtttttaaaccaggcatgtgcccacagctggccaaaaGGCTACAGCTGTGGGCGCATgcttggtttactgaaattcttTTCATAACAACTTGTGTGtgctatctacctatctatgtttatcCGTACGTGGTAAGAGCAGTCAGCCTATGAAATCAAACACTAAATGAaacctgtagccatgacaagtTACTACACATCAACAACTACATGGTATAGAGTAGATAAAGAATTAGAACAAAAAGGAACTCAAAATGAAAGTCCATGGTGCATGCATTGAAGCTGCTATGGTGACTAAAGGATACGTCTTGaactgaagtgacatcaaattCAAGTCCACAGATTTAAGGGTGTTTGCAGCTATATGCAACTGTGTAGCTACTTACTTATACTCACACAATGTGTACTATTACGAATTGCTTAAATCAAAACTGGTCCTTCAGTTTTTACAGTAGCACACAGAAAACCACAttgaacaaacttcagcttataactcacaactctgCATTTAAATAGTATTAATACACAGTGTACATAAAACTTAAGTAAGCACTACAAGTGTGTTCCACCATTTAAAACCTTGTGTTCTCATCACCCTAACTAGCAAAGCCACAAGGCAACACACAAAATGTAAACACACAGACACTAATTCATCAGTAAATCTCCCAACAATACTACCCAACATGTGGGCCAAGCACAAACTCGCGATTGTGTGCACCAAATAACAGTGAACAGTAACAAGTGATGTGCACCACTTGTTTGTTAAGTGGTTCAACATATTTGATGATGGAATTTGTAAGCCAGAAAACTCTCTGTGTACAAATCACGGGTACTCTAAACATGTTCTATTCTTGTCATTGTGTCAATATAGTTCAACTCTACCAAAGTACACATAcagctaccttgtagaaaaATACTCTATAGTATAAAGGCTACGTTTatgatcatacagtatggtagtactgcatTTATTACTTTTAAAACACCATATATGGAAAATACCGCATGAGGGTAGAGACCAATATGAATTAGTCTCAATACATCCAAGGCACTGCAcagtatttttcata encodes the following:
- the LOC136258364 gene encoding uncharacterized protein — protein: MEVLIVDPVHVIVISDEEVSEREEHESDEETVTMGVKSDTEGEPNKQSEAENDDVVREEESDINCDETKMLSITSNNWFLGRQHTNNFEGNSAIPILYHRPVSLTVAQSVKMILQANDEEVCTQQPIGCSTSNTFLVDLSQLDERDDIRSDDLGVWINRGVKSSFCNIQFQGDAVKKVEVLDFKPPVKQHSFYRLKRTYWVHSEDNRVGRRLFELEDFKAKLHPICILQYSYPKDPDMKGLPHKNSKKGSASFNRSKKSLLTRIKDQVIDGTTGPTKVYNKVVMECGGILNASSCGSLPRNRKQVANAKSNLKIEPTVKDPLFSVMEECKQQQSRADPFLRMVQAAPDAMCLLANSRQLNDMARFCTDPNQCCVLEIDPTFNLGEFSVTVITYKHLQLIDRHTKKSPVLVGPMLIHQKKTMESFHFLASGIVGLSPQLNSLVAYDTDGEKAIGDAFHIQFPQAQHLLCFIHVRNRISAKLRDLGISGDYANAFITDVFGQQQGTHKFCGLVDCDSPQQFDKELSQLQEVWDSREMCIRSSTDAKFYSWFVTYQASNFKEKMLKPLRSAVGLGVIPVEYTNNPNESANARIKAKVDYKKSGLHVFCQEMKERVDSQTHDIESAFTMDIGPFAVSNAYSRYKQNPRSWVKETKSYRQRCINQIHKIQLFPVKAPTTSMLTTSSSENSSGAAQLISNSDKESVSQCNDNQVLSDDQKENFVPLSVSWKEAGLSEEVFGSMWKKAAHLAVDEGSITPAPGLPNSKMVASFSCPEKPHVVAVLDSGKITCDCLNYKSKSLCSHTLAVAEKSGELVRLLQWYNRTNQSANLWSLARSLDAPKRPGAKPGTNTRKRSRVSNPPLKTCSSIRATQSNDTLRSSSQTLSPEPTHIQFNEQFQPSPRAPWFVSSGSTESQSHLSYSMGSSESHCAGPQCSYSFGSGPQCSYSFGSGPQCSYSFGSPQYLPFQPYHFQPYQPRTPIQPFHQPAWQSAPMPSPVNSYNFQTVYEPPKDTNNPFSLKFITNRISRCQGCKGSLRMSDNSLPTAPDDLIVCRMECRPFVASDGAVKVPAKPSASHYHLKIECLTAAAANFDPNSIVFPSDVKENLTAQHYAVLSKFGLH